Part of the Henckelia pumila isolate YLH828 chromosome 2, ASM3356847v2, whole genome shotgun sequence genome is shown below.
gattaatatttgataggattaattattttttggtaatcgatgattgaatgaataatttcaagggtgtagtcgaccgataccaatgcttgttttaattgatttattcaTTATTATTTAATCTTGGATGCTAGTGATAAAATTTCATTcgaattgttttaaatttttagtagttaatctcaaactcaaaacccccctttttatattttagaacacaataaattttcCTTTTCTCATgtgaacgatccctactcacactactgcatattttgttgATCTGATTGAgctgggtaatttgggcgtgacacgattaaacTCTACCAAtgataaaagctcaatatgctcatgtatgcaatatacagtcatgacatgctgtatataaaggcatataaaaacatgcaaatcacataatccatgcaaacgcataatacatgcatactcatctggatatctcgaataaatacttccgtacctcatacaCTAGGCAAGATAGatcagcactatgtccaagcctacagtccgcactacaatgcaaagtactcatgcattaccactttattctaaaacgtttaactacgctatagcatacttcctatttactataaggagccataggtatacctgcgtccgtcgtcagcccacggATGACAATTGCCCCAGAACTTGAGCACCTCCCCGCAGCACTCCGGGAGCACCttgccaacctccggaccaagcctaggaaggctggaaaccaCCTAAAACACCTAGAATACACCTAAAACGAGAGGGAAAGAATGATTTGGGGTGAAAAATGAGGCCCTCGGAACCCCTATATTATAGAgcacaatcggaagctccgatttgtGCATGGAATCCACGTTGCAACTGGTTGAGATCTGAAGCTCCGATCtcttgcatgcagctacgtgtaCAATTCTCATCGCCACGTATTCAGACAGcgcatcggaagctccgttctcgcatcggaacttccgttcgtACCGTCAGCTCCGATCTGCACAGCGGTGACTCTGAAGTGAACACTCTTTTCTTTATtgtttttggacccccgggacctaccctaccattttcgaaCGTTTCGGATCTtatttttcacttatttttatcaaataatgactccttaaacatgttttgacacatTTAAAATTATACGTAATTTTCTAActtgtttaaaatcacttaatcttgtaaaatggaaattgggctactacattctccccctacttaagatatttcgtcctcgaacaatcaTAAGTACTGAATGCtgtaaaatactgaataaacatcttttattcaaattgattcattttacaagttacaatctgaaaatacaacaattcaaaatagctctggtaatctgtacgcatatgactctcaagttcccaagtggcctcctcagtgcctcggcgttgccactgaactagaacaagaggaatggtcttgttgtGTAACACCTTATTCTTATTACCTATGATACGCAAATGTCTCTCCACGTATGTCAAATCcgagtccaactgtacctcagatggctgtaagatatgagattcatctgccacataccttcgcaacagtgaaacatggaacacgtcgtggatactagacaaatacggtggtaaatccaacctgtaagccaaatctccaacactttccaaaatctcaaatggaccaatgtacctaggagatagcttacccttgaaACCGAATCTCAAAATTCTGCGAAATGGGGAGACTTTTAGGAACACTTTCTCACCCACttcgaactgcaaaggtctgcTCTTAACATTCGCATAGCTAGTCTATTgatcctgcgcaaccttaattctcttcttgatctgtccaacaatatcaacagcctgctggactaactatGGTTCCTctacctgtcgctcccccacttcctcccaaaacagtggagtacgacaccgtcatccatacaacgcctcaaatggagccatcccaatactgcgatggtaactgttgttgtacgcgaactcgattaATGACAATTGATCTTGccaagctggaccaaaatccaaagaaCACACTTGCagcatgtcttcaagagtacgaatcgtgcgctctgactgcccgtcagtctctgggtgatatgttgtactcaagctgagagtagtacccataacgcgctgaagactcctccaaaacctggaagtaaacctaggatctcgatcgctgactatgctcacaggcactccatgaaatcgaacaatctcctggatgtacaaacATGCCATCATGTCAAAATTGTaatcccggttataaggaatgaaatgtgttgacttggtgagtcggtccaccacaacccagatagcatcacaattcctcgagattaccggtaaatgggtcatgaagtccatcatgatcaactcccatttacACTAaggaatggataaactgtgaagcaaccctccaggtcatcggtgctctgccttgacctgttgacacaccaaacgtctagaaacatactgatacataCTTCTcatcattcctttccaccagaacctagtacgcaaatccttgtacatcttgttgctccccggatgaatactcaacttagaacgatgagcctgggataaaatctcctccctcagagtatcatcATCCGAAACAAAAATACGGCCAGATAAAagagaaaaccatctgactgatagtggaatccagatgtactaTCATCCTTAGTtaaacgagccaaacgctgggtctttggaTCAGCCATCTGAGCATCTCAAATTCGAGAATACAAAGCAGGCTCAGACAAGATcccaaacatctggatactctgcatacctttcttatgcttgaaggtataccctgaagaacaagaATCTTCAAGTGCATTTGTCACAGAACAAGTCTGTAGTGCAGACACTCGCACCTTGTGACttaaagcatcagcagtgagattagcagctcttggatggtacttaatttcacagtcataatccttaagaaaatccatccaacgtctttgtctcatgttcaattctgcctgagtaaacaaatacttgagacttttgtggtctgtgaagatctcaaatctctcgccataaagatagtgacgccagattttcaacgcaaatacaatagctgctaattcaagatcatgcactgggtaaTTATTCTCGTGAACTTTCAACTGTCTAGAGGCGTATGCAAtaacatgcccattctgagtcaggacacatcctagtccctgaagagaagcatccgtgtacactacataccctccagatccagacggtaaagccaacacaggcgcagaagtcaaccgtctatGAAGTTCACAGAAATTATCTTCACAttctgaggaccactcaaaatgcACACCCTTCCGAGTAAGTtgtgtcaaaggtcgagctagctgcatGAAATTTGCGATaaaacgacgataatatccttctagacccagaaaacAACGGATCTCAGCTACCGTCATCGGACACGACCAGTTCATTACAGCCTCAATATTGCTCGGATCAACAAACACTCCATATctggatataatgtggccaaggAATAccacccgatcaagccagaactcacacttactcaacttggcgtacaactgtctaTCCCTCAGAGTCTGCAACACAAGCCTCAAATGATATGCGTGCTCATTCACATCATGTGAGTacaacaaaatatcatcgataaatacaACGACGAACTTGTCTAAAAATTCCCGAAATACTCGAttaatcaaatccatgaatacagccggcgcattagtcaacccaaatggcattactagaaactcataatgctcGTACCTGGTCCTGAATGctgtcttggctatatcctgatctcggaccctcatctgatgatatccagatctcaaatcaatcttcgagtagaccgaagtaccctgaagctgatcaaacagatcatctatacgaggcaaaggataatTATTCTTGACAGTTACCCtgttcaactgacgatagtcaatgcatagaTGCATatacccatccttcttctttacgaacaAAACTGGTGCTCCACAGGGAGAAAAACTAGGACGAACATAACCCTTGTCCAACAGATCctgcatctctgatggagccaaacgatatgatgctcgagaaataggcgaagttcctggcatcaactctatgccgaactcaacttcgcgcactggaggaaatcctggaatctcatccggaaatacatctgaaaattcattcACAATAGGAATAGCTTCTATACCAACACTTCCAGCAGATGTATCAActacatagatgaggtagccttccgcACCAGACTCCAGAGCCCTACAAGATTTCAAAGCTGACATCAAAGGAATatgaggtcgcgctccctcaccgtaaaagaaccaactgtctccaCCAATCGGATGAAACCTTACCAAtctctggtaacaatccactgaagctAGGTATGTATTCAAAACATCGATTCCCAGAATTCAATCGAAATCTTCCATTGCCAATATCATGAGATTCACCATCAAGACATTCCATTCAAATTCTAAAGGACAACCcaacactagacgcttagccgacgcagactgacccgtcggagtagaaacaacaACCACTGTGTCTAGTGAGATGTAAgacaacttatacttcttaacaaaatgtgccaaaataaaagaatgagatgcaccagtgtcaatgagtgcaAAAGCAGGTATATCAAATAACAGTAACGTACCCGctatgactttctcattctcataCACTGcttgatcatgcctcaaggcaaacacttgGCTGGAAGCACGAGGTTTCAGATTAGAACCCCCTGTCGACTGTCCCTGTGGTCTCTGCTGCACTaaagcctgagaaccagaaccagaagcAGAACCAGCTTCCCCGGCCTGTGGACAATCCTCTTCAGGTGGCCAATCTCTCCGCATCAAAAACACGCCCTGAGGTCTTTCGGCATCGGTTGGAAGGATGATTCCCACCACAATGCTTGCAAGGACCCTGATTCTTTCTGCCGAAACGCATCACCTCCCCGGAtcccgaggaagaagaagtagaaccaaacttcttgaaaggctgagcacggggacccaaagaactcgcgggTCTAGATGAGTAGAAGGATTTGTTACCACGGATGctatcctctgcctggtgacatcggCTCACTAGTCTCTCATAAGTCATGTCATATCCCACAACAACTCGATCGTGAATCTCCGGATTAAGGCCTtggaggaacagattatacttcgcctCTGTGCTATAAGAAATCTGAGGGCAATTGGGCagtaactcaaagaacttcaatTTATACTCATTGATCGACATCGATCCTTGccgcaaactcagcaactcgctgGCCTTCGCCTGTCGGAGAGCAGAAGGAAAATATAGATTATGAAAAGTCGTGCGAAACTCATCCCAGGTAGCAACTCCTCGGCTGcaataaaaggtgcagaagtagaATCCCACCACTTTCGAGCTCGTCCttctataaaaaaataaagagtctccatccgctgctcctcagtgcatcggAACTCCCGGAAACAAACTTCCATACGTCATAGCCAGTTCCCCGCATCCTCCGGTGACTCTCCTCCGACTAAGGGTTTCGGACCCATCTGCAAaaacctatgcatgctgaaCCTCctatgatcatcatggcgatggtgatgacggCCCTGACGATGCTCCCGATCATTTTGATCACCCCAGCGTCCGCCTACGCTGCCGTGGCTACTTTTGTCACCATGATCCGCCATCTACCCGATGATTAAAGGTTAATCCCAATTCCAAAAATCTatatcccaagattactatgcatgctctgataccataaatgtagtgacccgcaccgtgatcacctactaatcagaagcttaagcatgcatttaacttaattaaaataatccatCAGAAAAATAAACAGCGGAAATagcaaaacacaaaaatataatacaaccatatcgaataaaatccagtgtattaacccaaatacaacagaAAACAAAAGCTTAAACAAAGCCCTGCTAGTCATCCAACGCCTaagccctcctggaaccacccgcatcgtccagccgtagacctgccccatggaataaggtgtctagatacaacaaagtacgggacgtgagcatgataagctcagtatgagagtatgagtatatggtgttatgtgtgcatgtatgcaagtgaaaataCACTCAAGTCAAGAAACAGGCTCttgaccgggcccagggtatatagcacgatgcgccgtcgcctcaggaggtgactcatatacccagtggataatggtgacgtgatactagtacatgtgtccaaccatcacggtgacctgacacaagacttaagtatccaaccatccacaactcgtagggtgagctccctactacaggatacctctaaggtaaaagctcaatatgctcatgtatgcaacatacagtcatgacatgctgtatataaagacatataaaaacatgaaaatcacataatccatgcaaacacataatacattcatactcatctggatatctcgaataaatacttccgtacctcatacaCTAGGCAAAATaaaccagcactatgtccaagcctacagttcgcactacaatgcaaagtactcatgcattaccactttattctaaaacccttaactacgctatagcatactccctatttattaTAAGGAGCCAgatctatacctgcgtccgtcgtcagcccactgatgaagattgccccagaacttgggcacctccCTGCAGCACTACGAGAGCAcctcgccaacctccggaccaaacCTAGAAAGGCTGGAAACCATCTAAAACACCTAGACTACACCTAAAATGAGAGGGAAAGAATGATTTGGGGTGAAAAATGAGGCcctcggaacccctatttatagagcacaatCGCAAGCTCCGATTgtgccatcggaagctccaattTGTGCATGGAATCCACATTGCaacttgtagtgacccgcaattaatcgaggtaattaaggtaattaattactaaaatgtacctaaatagtccaaggtagatcggacggtccgaagtggatcggatgctccgaagtcaggatcggaagctccgatcgagatcggaagctccgtcggtgagatcgaaagctccgatcggactcagtgtacacgtcatcggttacgtcagcaaggtgacgtcatggctgacgtaatatcgggcgatcggaagctccgaaggggcgatcggaagttccgatcgtgatcggacgttccgaactgggttaggaggttccgaacgtcgcctataaatatagggttcgagatgctcatttctcacaccaattccctctgattcctaagccttctaactcagatctagggagatctaggcgtcctatcggtaatccggaagtggcttagtgatctagacgtcgtcgcggagctatg
Proteins encoded:
- the LOC140878978 gene encoding uncharacterized protein, translated to MADHGDKSSHGSVGGRWGDQNDREHRQGRHHHRHDDHRRFSMHSRGVATWDEFRTTFHNLYFPSALRQAKASELLSLRQGSMSINEYKLKFFELLPNCPQISYSTEAKYNLFLQGLNPEIHDRVVVGYDMTYERLVSRCHQAEDSIRERIRVLASIVVGIILPTDAERPQGVFLMRRDWPPEEDCPQAGEAGSASGSGSQALVQQRPQGQSTGGSNLKPRASSQVFALRHDQAVYENEKVIAGTLLLFDIPAFALIDTALKSCRALESGAEGYLIYVVDTSAGSVGIEAIPIVNEFSDDLLDKGYVRPSFSPCGAPVLFVKKKDGYGVFVDPSNIEAVMNWSCPMTVAEIRCFLGLEGYYRRFIANFMQLARPLTQLTRKGVHFEWSSECEDNFCELHRRLTSAPMADPKTQRLARLTKDDSTSGFHYQSDGFLFYLAVFLFRMMIL